A genomic region of Platichthys flesus chromosome 4, fPlaFle2.1, whole genome shotgun sequence contains the following coding sequences:
- the LOC133952353 gene encoding sodium- and chloride-dependent GABA transporter 2-like gives MMNTKFKTQNKKEDVEERGHWGSKVEFLLAVAGNVVGLGNVWRFPYLCYKNGGGAFLVPYVVFVVTCGVPLFLLETTIGQYTQEGSVTCWRKLCPLAEGIGYGGLLILLYSCMTYIIILAWALLYLVFSFSSQLPWSSCSNDWNTDDCVDFSTRNNTIQWTNQTNSSSAATEFWERRVLAISGGIEEIGSIRWEVLLCLIAVWVTCYFCIWKGVRSTGKVVYFTATFPYVMLFILLIRGLSLPGALQGVLFYLLPEPSRLTDPQVWMEAGAQIFFSYSVGVGSLTVLGSYNTYNNNCYKDCLWLCLLNSATSVVAGFAVFSVLGFMAHEQGIPISEVAESGPGLAFIAYPQAVAMMPLPQLWSICFFIMLLLLGLDTQFVAMEVVMTSIIDMFPAVMRRAGRRERFLLLFCLTCFFCQLIMITEGGMYVFQMFDYYACNGACILFLCVFETLALGWVFGVERLYDIIEDMTAVRANTFFKICWLYLTPLVSLVSFISSLVVYQPLTFNRWYVYPFWAYVVGWVLALSSIVLVPGWALYKLGTGTGTLTQRCFRLCRPDPDFSLTKGREHELQHIGGEEVQNSAG, from the exons ATGATGAACACAAAATTTAAGACACAAAACAAGAAGGAGGATGTGGAGGAAAGAGGACACTGGGGCAGTAAGGTGGAGTTTCTACTGGCCGTGGCGGGAAATGTTGTCGGCCTGGGCAACGTATGGAGGTTTCCTTACCTCTGCTACAAAAACGGAGGCG GTGCATTCCTGGTGCCGTATGTGGTATTCGTGGTGACATGTGGTGTACCACTGTTCCTGCTGGAAACCACCATAGGCCAGTACACCCAGGAGGGCAGCGTGACCTGCTGGAGGAAACTTTGCCCACTGGCAGAAG GTATCGGCTATGGTGGACTGCTGATTCTCCTCTACAGCTGTATGACCTACATCATCATTCTTGCCTGGGCTTTGCTCTACCTGGTGTTCTCCTTCAGCTCCCAGCTGCCCTGGTCCAGCTGCAGCAATGACTGGAACACAG ATGACTGTGTGGACTTCTCAACAAGAAATAACACCATTCAATGGACCAATCAGACAAACTCATCCTCTGCTGCCACAGAATTCTGGGA ACGACGAGTGCTGGCTATTTCAGGGGGGATTGAGGAGATAGGCAGCATCAGGTGGGAGGTGCTGTTGTGTCTTATTGCCGTGTGGGTCACCTGCTACTTTTGTATCTGGAAAGGAGTCCGATCTACAGGCAAG GTGGTGTATTTCACTGCTACCTTTCCTTATGTGATGTTATTCATTCTTCTGATCCGTGGACTCTCTCTTCCTGGTGCTTTACAAGGAGTGTTGTTTTATCTGCTGCCTGAACCCTCACGACTCACAGACCCTCAG GTGTGGATGGAGGCTGGGGCTCAGATATTCTTCTCGtacagtgtgggtgtgggcTCTTTAACTGTGCTCGGCAGCTACAACacctacaacaacaactgctATAA AGActgtctgtggctgtgtttgCTGAACAGTGCTACCAGTGTGGTAGCTGGGTTCGCAGTCTTCTCTGTGCTTGGGTTCATGGCTCATGAGCAAGGCATACCCATTTCAGAAGTGGCAGAGTCAG GTCCAGGACTGGCTTTCATTGCTTACCCTCAGGCTGTGGCCATGATGCCTCTGCCTCAGCTGTGGTCCATCTGTTTCTTTATTATGCTCCTTCTCTTGGGTCTGGACACACAA TTTGTTGCAATGGAGGTAGTGATGACGTCCATCATAGACATGTTTCCTGCTGTAATGCGCAGAGCAGGCCGACGGGAacgtttcctccttctcttctgccTCACGTGCTTCTTTTGTCAGCTCATCATGATCACTGAG GGAGGGATGTATGTGTTCCAAATGTTTGACTACTACGCTTGTAACGGAGCCTGcatcctctttctctgtgtgtttgaaaccCTGGCACTGGGATGGGTATTTG GGGTCGAGCGGTTGTATGACATCATAGAGGATATGACGGCTGTGCGTGCCAATACATTCTTTAAAATCTGTTGGCTCTATCTCACACCGCTGGTCTCACTG GTCTCTTTTATAAGTTCTTTGGTGGTGTACCAGCCTCTGACCTTCAATCGCTGGTATGTGTACCCATTCTGGGCATATGTGGTGGGCTGGGTACTGGCCCTGTCCTCCATTGTACTTGTGCCAGGTTGGGCATTATATAAACTGGGAACTGGGACTGGAACCCTCACTCAG CGTTGCTTTCGGCTGTGCCGACCTGACCCTGACTTCTCGCTGACCAAAGGCAGAGAGCATGAGCTGCAGCACATTGGAGGGGAAGAAGTGCAGAATTCAGCTGGCTGA
- the vwa7 gene encoding von Willebrand factor A domain-containing protein 7: MSMSRIWEGSGKLMCWFVFAYLLLLALPCMGFLPNFWSRVLTLSWDSHTHQYITEQAILNVTLETLKGNPEEEQTRLGRGFWRALGEVVKSNAAMDFLSSTRSDPVYHFDSERVDSATLMLRQFWAQTLLSVRAKQYQSARHSLGQLFHSLQDFYSHSNWVEMGRHSIYLHLLQPEEPVIPLAKEDFPTCMECFSATCRNNLMPRLTNAQQHSQLLTTGYFSTFPPKPQGKCSHGGILDSSRYMGAKGGINKDSTSPLFSPHYYLHVEAAALATEATKTVLRDLRDNVGDKAFLRLFSVKQAPALVFVMDTTGSMFEEITAARLRAHSIIQSRARSPAQTGTFLLVPFHDPAVGPVYETDDPNQFMQQMENLMALGGGDEPEMCLSAIQMALTHSPPLSEIFVFTDASPKDAHLFEAVKALALEKQSRVTFLLTEDPNHTPEVRGRSRRRSGKRRKRRIMQPLSPDRFSLYSSLSSVSGGLTIFTSNSDIHRVSAIVEDNTAADKVTLLHVESDQELMSAHSFRVDSSLKNVTIHVIGVLFECILTNPSGQSQSLLSEKGSLADLEHFQGLYRISLLFPIQQGQWKVHAKSDGHLTFNVIGDSRVDFLYYFATVTNETHPGLARVEGSPVAGFPAFLVLAVTGLAPEEEASFSHVTLLGAQGDTLHQMKLNSSSSSSSSSLSSSFSVDEMVGYVEAVPRVPFCVRLTGRDRRGDKLERVSTEMVQPSHVQIQVLSVPRLVPGHSTMVNFQILNRGPSRLLSLSMDDDCGYLHKRGPHRFHVAEQGSFHDQVNLHTPATAQAGATVTLTLTVRAFDSEDSNYAVTYLTVVPPDPDTFPPSCSTVGGQSSCPSICNESSWSVSLVVSDRGRSGLAALQLQRGEGILTLFLSPPTTEDSMGDTQLDPDQQQSLRDQITSGDHHYKARLEKGDSPLNLSEWVQGSSQPLWARYTSSCCSAQGELLVWDSAGNMKRCNLTPDQQRQQRDRSTETSGTGRINPPDVFYLLCILLWSPSL; the protein is encoded by the exons ATGTCAATGAGCAGAATCTGGGAAGGAAGTGGGAAGCTAATGTGCTGGTTTGTTTTCGCTTACCTTCTCCTCTTGGCTTTACCATGCATGGGCTTCCTCCCAAACTTCTGGTCCCGAGTGTTAACGCTGTCCTGGGACTCACACACGCACCAATATATCACAGAGCAGGCCATCCTCAATGTCACCCTGGAGACGCTGAAGGGAAACCCTGAAGAGGAACAG ACCAGACTAGGCCGTGGCTTCTGGAGAGCTTTGGGCGAGGTGGTGAAGTCCAATGCCGCCATGGACTTCCTGAGCTCCACCAGGTCTGACCCGGTGTACCACTTTGATTCAGAGCGCGTGGACAGCGCCACGCTGATGTTACGGCAGTTCTGGGCtcagactctgctctcagtgagGGCCAAACAGTACCAAAGTGCCCGTCACAGCTTGGGCCAGCTATTTCACTCCCTGCAG GACTTCTACAGCCACAGTAACTGGGTGGAGATGGGCCGACACTCCATAtacctccacctgctgcagccAGAGGAGCCAGTCATCCCTTTGGCTAAAG AGGACTTTCCTACCTGTATGGAGTGCTTCAGTGCCACCTGTCGAAACAACTTAATGCCAAGACTGACTAATGCACAGCAGCACTCCCAGTTGCTCACCACTGGCTACTTCAGCACTTTCCCTCCAAAACCTCAAG GTAAATGTAGTCATGGAGGAATTCTGGACAGTAGCCGCTATATGGGGGCTAAAGGCGGTATCAACAAAGACAGCACCTcacctctcttctcccctcactATTACCTCCATGTGGAAGCTGCTGCTTTGGCGACTGAGGCCACCAAGACTGTACTGAGAGACCTCAGAGACAACGTGGGTGACAAAGCCTTCCTTCG GCTCTTCAGCGTGAAGCAGGCCCCTGCCTTGGTATTTGTTATGGACACCACGGGCAGCATGTTTGAGGAGATCACTGCTGCTCGCCTCCGGGCTCACTCCATCATCCAGAGCAGAGCCAGAAGCCCGGCGCAGACAGGCACCTTCCTACTCGTGCCCTTCCATGACCCAG CCGTAGGACCGGTGTATGAGACCGATGACCCAAACCAGTTCATGCAGCAAATGGAGAACCTTATGGCgctgggaggaggagatgaaccaGAGATGTGTCTCTCTGCTATTCAG ATGGCACTCACTCACAGTCCACCGCTGTCAGAGATCTTTGTATTCACTGATGCTTCCCCTAAAGACGCCCACTTGTTTGAGGCGGTGAAGGCACTTGCACTTgagaaacagagcaga GTGACATTTCTCTTAACCGAGGATCCCAACCACACaccggaggtcagagggagaagcaggaggaggagtggaaaaaggagaaagaggaggattaTGCAACCTTTGTCACCCGATCGTTTCTCTCTCtactcttccctctcctccgtGTCAGGAGGATTGACCATATTCACCTCCAACTCTGACATCCACAGGGTTTCCGCCATAGTGGAGGATAACACAGCTGCTGACaag GTGACCCTGCTCCATGTGGAGAGTGACCAGGAGCTGATGTCCGCTCATTCCTTCAGAGTTGATAGTTCATTGAAGAATGTTACCATACATGTCATTGGCGTCCTATTTGAATGTATCCTAACCAATCCTTCAG GCCAAAGCCAGTCTCTGTTGAGTGAAAAAGGTTCCCTGGCAGACTTGGAGCACTTTCAGGGTCTGTACCGCATCAGCCTACTTTTTCCTATACAACAAGGCCAGTGGAAAGTTCACGCCAAGAGTGACGGACACCTCACATTCAACGTGATAG GTGACAGCCGTGTAGATTTCCTGTATTACTTTGCCACTGTAACCAATGAGACACACCCAGGTCTGGCCAGAGTGGAGGGTAGTCCCGTAGCAG GTTTCCCTGCCTTTCTGGTGCTGGCTGTTACAGGCCTGGCTCCAGAAGAGGAAGCATCTTTCAGTCACGTGACACTGTTGGGAGCCCAAGGGGACACCCTGCATCAGATGAAGCtgaactcctcctcttcctcctcttcctcctctctctcatcatcCTTCTCTGTGGACGAGATGGTGGGATATGTGGAGGCTGTTCCCAGAGTTCCCTTCTGTGTTCGACTCACAGGCCGAGACAGAAGAGGTGACAAGCTGGAGAGGGTTTCCACTGAGATGGTGCAGCCCAGTCATGTTCAGATACAG GTTTTGTCTGTCCCTCGCCTGGTACCTGGCCACAGCACAATGGTGAACTTTCAAATCCTAAACCGCGGCCCGTCCCGACTCCTCAGTCTGAGCATGGATGACGACTGTGGATATCTTCATAAGAGAGGACCTCACAG gttcCATGTTGCGGAACAAGGGTCTTTCCACGATCAGGTGAACCTCCACACTCCTGCCACAGCTCAGGCAGGAGCCACTGTCACACTCACCCTCACTGTGCGGGCTTTCGACTCTGAAGACTCAAATTACGCTGTCACTTACTTGACTGTTGTTCCCCCG GATCCTGACACGTTCCCACCATCCTGCTCCACGGTAGGAGGGCAGTCCAGCTGTCCTTCCATTTGCAATGAGTCCAGCTGGAGTGTATCTCTGGTTGTTTCAGACAGAGGGCGCTCTGGCCTTGCTGCCCTCCAACTACAGAGGGGTGAAGGCATTCTGACTTTATTCCTTAGCCCGCCAACCACCGAGGACAGTATGGGAGATACCCAGCTTGACCCTGATCAGCAGCAGTCACTCAGAGATCAGATAACCAGTGGAGACCACCACTACAAAGCCAGATTGGAGAAGGGAGACTCCCCTTTGAATTTGTCTGAATGGGTCCAGGGTTCCTCTCAGCCACTGTGGGCGAGGTACAcgtccagctgctgctctgctcaggGAGAGCTGCTGGTGTGGGATTCTGCCGGAAACATGAAGCGTTGCAACCTAACGCCTGATcaacagaggcagcagagagacaggagcACAGAAACCAGTGGAACTGGGCGGATAAATCCGCCAGACGTCTTTTACTTGCTCTGCATCCTGCTTTGGTCTCCTTCGCTTTAG